The DNA region ACGGACCGACAGATCTTGAGAATCTGGCGCTGCTCTGCAGTCACCACCACGACACCATTCACCACCAGGGCTGGCAGATCGTGATGGCCGCCGACGGCCGGCCGGACTTGATCCCACCACCCTGGATCGACTCGCAGCGAAAACCCGGACGCAACAGGCACTGGGAAGTCCAGACCGCACTGCACCTGCGCTGAGCCACGTCGCTGGTGCGCTTGTCAGCGCCGGTACCCTCGCGGCATCCGATCCGGGAGAGGGAACGACCATGCCGCTGGACGCGCAGATCGCCGGAGTGCTGGCCCAGGCCAAGGCGATGGGTGGCAAGCCCATCCACGAGCAGACCGTCGAGCAAGCACGAGCTGCCCTCGCGATGTTGTGCACGATGGGTGGCCGGAGCACCGCAACGATCGCCGGTGCGGAGGACCGGCGCATCCCCGGTCCCGGCGGTGAGGTCCCGGTCCGGATCTACACCCCGACCGGCGCCGGGCCGTTCCCCGCGTTGTGCTTCTTCCACGGCGGCGGCTTCGTGCTCGGCGACCTCAAGACCCACGACGGGGTCTGCCGGGAGCTCGCCGCCGGTGCCGGGTGCGTGGTCGTCGCGGTCGACTACCGACTGGCGCCCGAGCACGCATACCCGGCCGCGCCTGATGACTGCGAGGCCGCGGTGCGCTGGACCGCGCAGAACGCGGCCGAGTTGAACATCGACGCGGCGCGGCTGGCGGTCGGTGGCGAGAGCGCGGGCGGCAACCTCTCAGCGGTCGTGGCGCAGCGACTGCGCGACCGTGGCGGCCCGGCGCTGGTCGGCCAGATGCTCGTCTACCCGGCCGTCCGCCTGTCCGGCGACCCGACCGCGTCGATGCTGGCCAACGCCGAGGGCTACTTCCTCGAGGTCAAGGACATGGAGTGGTTCATGAACCACTACTTCGGCGACGACATGGCGAACGCGGCGCTGGTCGACGCCTCACCGGGGTTCGCGCAGAACCTGTCCGGGCTGCCGCCGGCGCTGGTGATCACCGCCGAGTTCGACCCGCTCGACGACGACGGGCAGTTCTACGCCGCGGAGCTTCGCAATGCCGGCGTCGACACCACCCTCACCCGCTACGAGGGCGCCATCCACGGCTTCTGGAACTTCTTCGGCATCCTCAAGCTCGGCCGGGCCGCGATGGACGAGTCGATCGCCTGGCTGCGCAGCCGATTCGGCTCAGCGTGAGGTCATCCCGCCGTCCGCGGTGATGATCGACCCGGTCACGAACGACGCTTCCTCCGAGGCCAGGTACAGCGCGAGGTTCGCGATGTCCTCGACCTTCCCGAGGCGGCCGATCGGGTACTTCTCCAACGTCATCGACATGCCCTTGTCGTAGTCGCCACCGCCGCGGATCGCGACCAGGCTCTCGATCAGTGGCGTCAGCACGGTGCCCGGGCAGATCGCGTTCACCCGCACCCGCAGCGGCGCCAGGTCGTTGGCCATCGACCGCGTCAGCGCGATCACCGCGCCCTTGGCGGCGCAGTACGCGGCGACGTTCTCAACCGACACCAAGCCCGCGACCGAGGCGGTGTTGACGATGGACGCGGTCGCGCCGTCGGCCGGCGTCATGTGTCGCAGCGCGGCCCGCGAGCACAGGAACACACCCTTGACGTTGACGGCGAAGCAGCGGTCCCAGTCGCCCTCCTCGGCGACCGCGACCGAGCCGCGGCTGAAGATCCCGGCGTTGTTGAAAAGCACGTCCAACGAGCCGAGTTCGGCGGCCGCCCCGTCGATCGCCGCGTCGACCGCGGCCGCGTTCGACACGTCGGCCTCGAAGGCGAGTGCCCGACCACCGGCCTTCTCCACCAGTGCGGCGGTCTCGGCGGCCGCTTCCAGGTTCAGGTCCAGGGCGGCGATTGCGGCACCCTCGGCGGCGAAACGCAACGCTGCGGCGCGGCCGATGCCCGAACCGCCGCCGGTGATGACCGCGTTGCGGCCGGCCAGTCGTCCACTCATGCCGTGCGCTCCTCGTGTCGGGCAGCTGCGCCGAATCGTTTCGATGCGAAATCCGCGTACCAGAGCAGGGTTTCCGGGCTGTCCACCGCCGCGATGTTCGCCGCCCGCTCGACCGGCACTCCGGTGATGAGCTTCTTCACCGGCACCTCAAGGCGTTTTCCGGTCAGGGTGTGCGGGACCCCGGGCGCGGCGACGATCTCGTCTGGGATATGACGTGGCGTCAGTTTGCTGCGCAGCAGCGCGCTGATCCGACCGCGCAGGTCGTCGTCGACGACGGTCCCGGCCGCGGGCACCACGAACAGCCCGAGCCAGTAGCCGCCGCCGGGCAGGTCGACGCCGACCACCAACGAGTCGGCCACCTCGGGCATGGAGTCGACCACGTCGTAGAAGTCGCTGCTGCCCAGCCGCACGCCCGCCCGGTTCAGCGTCGCGTCGGACCGGCCGTGGATCACGAACGAGCCGTGCCCGGTCTCGGTCACCCAGTCGCCGTGGCGCCAGATGCCCGGCCAGGTGTCGAAATAGGACTCCCGGTAGCGCACGCCGTCCGGGTCGTTCCACAGGTACAACGGCATCGACGGCATCGGGCGGGTCACCACGAGCTCACCGACCTGGTCCACGACGGGTTTCCCGTTGTCGTCCCAGGCCGCGACGGCGTCGCCGGCCAGTGCCCCGGAGATCTCCCCGACCCGGACCTCGAGCAGGTCGTTGCCGCCGACGAACCCGGTGCACACGTCGGTGCCGCCGCTGGTCGAGTCCATCCGCAGGCTCGGCGAGATCGATTCGCGCACGAACCGGTAGCCGTCGGTGGGCAACGCCGAACCGCTGACCATCAACGTCCGCAGGCGCGACAGGTCGTAACGGTCGCGCGGGACGACACCGGCGTTCTGGGTCGCGGTCACCAATGCCGCGCCGAGGAACATGAGGTCGGCCCGGGTCCGCGCGGCCACCTCCCAGACCGCGCCCAGGTCGGGGCTGTTGTCACTTCCCCAGGCTGGGCTGCCCTCGTAGCAGACGATCGTCGCGCCGCGGCTGAGCCCACTGATCAGCATGTTCCACAGGACCCAGCCGGTGGAGGTGTAGCTGAAGCACCGCTCGCCGGGCCGCAGCCCGGCATAGAGCCCGGCCCACTTCAGGTTCTCCAGCACGATTCCGCCGTGCCCGTGCACCAAGCCCTTGGGAAGGCCCGTGGTGCCGGAGGTGAACAGGACCCAGAGCGGGTGCGAGAAGTCGACCTGCTCGAAGTGCGGCTCGGCGTCGCGTGCCACGACGTCGTCCCAGGGCACCGAGTCGGCCGGGCCGGGTTCGTCGAAGACGTACGGGACGTGGACCGTGTGGCGCAGTGTCGGCAGGCTCGCCCGCAGCTTGGCCACGACATCGCGCCGGTCGACGTCCTTGCCGTTCCAGTGATAACCGTCGACCGCGATCAGCAGGGTCGGCTCCAACTGAGCCAGCCGCCCGACGGTGCCCTCGGCCCCGAAGTCCGGCGAGCAGCAGGCCCAGACCGCACCCACGGCCGCGGTGGCCAGGCAGGCGACGACCGCATGCTCGGTGTTGGGCAGGTAGGCCGCGACCCGATCGCCGGGGCCGACCCCGGCCCGGCGCAGCCACCCGGCCGCTGCGGCGACGTCGCGCCGCAGTCGGCCCCAGGTCACTTCACGAGTCCTCGGGTCGCCCTCGCGGACGCACAGCAGCGCGAGCGCCTCAGCCTCGCCGAGCCGCAGCAGGTGCTCGGCCCAGTTCAGTCGGGCACCGGGGAACCAGCGCACGTCGGGCATCTGACCCTCCGTCAGTACCCGTTCGTACGGGGCCGAGGCCGCCACCTCGAAGTAGTCCCAGACCGAGGTCCAGAACCGCTCGATGTCCTCCACCGACCAGGCCCAGAACTCCCGGTGGTCAGCGAAGGTCCGGCCCTCGCGGGCCTCGAGCCAGTCGAGGTAGGCGCGCATCGCCGAATCCTTGATGCGCTCATCGCTCGGCTCCCACAGCACCGTGCCGCTGTCCACGCCGGCTCCTAGAGGTCGCGCAGCGGTCCGCCGACCCGAAGCCGGTGCAATTGCGGGTAGCCCTCGTTGAGGAACAGTTCGTTGACATCCGCCATCTGGTCGGCGGTGAAACCGCCCGGCATGCGCAGCAGGTAGTCCAGGTACTGGAAGGCGTTGCGCACGCCGAATGCGACGAACTGCAGGCCGAGCACCCGGCGCGAGTCGGCGTCGATCACCGACTTCAACAGCCCGTTCTCCCCGTTGCCCTCCAGGGCGAAGAACATCGAGCCGTCGCCGACCGGCAGCGCGCAGTCCTTCGGGTCGACCCCGTCAGGAGGCAGCTTGATCGTCACGACGTTGGCGTACTGGGCCCGCGCCTCGGCCTCGGACAGCCCGGTCCAGACCACTTCGTAGGTGGAGTGCAGGAAGTCCGGGTAGTCCTCGAAGACGTACTCGATGTGCTCGCCCATGATGTTGCGGGCGGCGGTGACCCCGGACTTGCGGGCCTTGAACATCTCGCGGGGCCCGGGGATCATGTCGCCGCACGCGTAGACGCCGGGCACGGAGGTCTGCATGGTGGCATCGACGATGATGTGGCCCTTCTCGTCCAGGTCCATGCCGAGTACCTCGAACTGGTCGGACAGCGGGCGCTCACCGGTGCCGAGGAAGACCATGTCGCAGTCGACGGTGAACTCCTGCTTGGTCGTCATGTTCCGGTAGGTCACCGACTCGACCCGGCTCTCGCCGTTGATCGACACGGGCTCGACGTCATCCTGGATGTCGATGCCGCGCCGCTTCATCGCGTTCTCGACCCAGAGCCGCATGTCCTCGTCGACGTGGATCAGGCCCTTGGTCCGCATGAGCTGACTACGCGTCAGGATGGTCGTCCCGCACCCGGTGGCCTGGAAGAAGGAGCCGTACTCGATCGCGGTCTTGCCGCCGCCGATCACGACGCACTTGTTCGGCTCGAAGTCCAGCCACGCCGGGTCGAGCATCGAGTGGAAGTTGACGACGCCCTTCAGCGTGGTGCCCGGGACATCCGGCGGGGTCGGGCGGGCACCGACGGCCAGCACCAGGTTCTTGCACTTGAAGGTCCGCCCGGCGGCCTGCACGGTGTTCTTGTCGATGACCTTGGCCTCGGCGTTGAGGATGTACTCCATGTTCAGCTGCTCTTTGGACTGGAAGTTCATGATCCCGTGCGCCGAGCCGCGGGTGCGCAGGAAGCCGTCGCGGATCTCCAGGATCGACGCGCGCTTCTTGACGTTCTCGTAATCCTCGTTCCAGTACTTGTTGCTCATGATCCGGGCGTAGTCGAGCATGCGCGCGGCCTCGGAGAACACGTGGTGCGGCACGCAGGCCTCGTGCGGGCACGAGCCGCCCAGGAACGGCCACTTGTCGATCACCAACTGGCGCCCGCCGCGAGCTCGCAAGAAGGCCGACCCGAAGCGCCCTGCGGCGCCGCCGCCGATGAAGATCGCGTCGTACTCGCGGTCGTCGACCTCCGGCGGCGCGATGTTGATGATCGGGCCCTTGGCCGGATCCACCAGGTACTCGTCGACCAGTGGCCCCCACTCACCCAGCGGGATGAACTCGTTCCAGATGTCTCTGCCGGCCGATTCATTGCCCCTGCTGTGCTGGTCGCTGCCCATGGTTGTGCCTCTCGCCTCCGGGACTGACGCTCACACGGTATGCCGGGCGAGGGGCGCGTCCTTGAGCGGCGAGACAGGAACTCGGAGGTCCGGACTTGTCCCGGACTGCGGAAGCTGGCGTGCGAGCCGGCGGGCCAGGATGGCGCATAAGGCGAGTTCGCCGGGCCACAGACCGGATCTGGAGGGCACCCATGAAGCTGCGCGGCCGCGAAGTCCTGCTCCCGACGACTCAGGTCGGTTCCTACCCCCGCCCCATCTACATGCAGGGCCGGGTCTTCGAGGTCGGCATCGACGCCCAGGAGTTCCCCAGCTTCCGCACCCGTGAGCTGTACCGGTCGGCCGTCGCCGCGGTCGTCCGCGACCAGGAGCGCGTCGGGCTCGACATCGTCACCGACGGTGGTCAGCACTACGAGAACGAGACCGACTACGAGCTGTCCGAGCTGTTCCACTACCTGCCGAACCGGCTCGCCGGGATCCAGCCCTATGGCGACCGGATCCAGGTCGGCGTCTACGACATGCCGATCTACAAGCCGACCGTGGTCGGCGAGATCGGCTGGCACCGACCGATCTTCAAGCCGGTGGCCGAGGCCGCGCAGGACGCCACCGACCGGCCCGTGAAGATCAACGTCGGCCTCGGCCCGCTGACCATGGCGCTGTTGAGCACGGACAAGCACTACAACGACCTGCCTGCGCTGGCCACCGCCTACGCCCGGGCCTACAACGCCGAGTTCAAGGACCTGGCGGCCCGCGGCGTCGACCAGATCCAGTTCGCCGAGGCATACCCGATCGTGTTCGCCCTGCTCGACCCGGCCGACTGGATGCTCGACGTCATCAACACCGCGCTGGACGGCGTGGACCTCTACAAGGTCGTGCACATGTGCTACGGCCACGAGGAGGGCCAGAACGCGGTCCCGGACTCCGGCGCGATGGGCTCGAAGATCTTCCCCTGGGCCTTCGACATCCACGCCGACCAGTTGCAACTGGAGATGGCCAGCCACAACTTCGAGGACACCAAGGCTCTGGCCTCCTGGCCGGCCGACAAGGATCTCGGCATCGGCGCGGTCGACGTCAAGAACCTCAACCTCGAGCCGGTGGCCCGGATCGCCGACTGGATCCGCGGGACGATCGCGATGGTGCCCGCCGAGCGGGTGTGCATCTCGACGGACTGCTCGATCGCCTCGGTGCGGCGGATCGTGGCGCAGAAGAAGCTGGCGTCGATGGTGGCCGCCACCGAACTGGTCCGGGCCGAGATCAACGGGTGAAGAACCGCAGGCTCCTGCTCGCCGGGCACCCGAACGCGGAGCCCACCGACGACTGCTTCGAGCTGGCGCTCGAGGAGACGCCGGAGCTCGCGTTCGGGGAGGCCCTGGTGCGGGTCACGCACCTGTCGATCGACCCGGCCCAGCGGATGTGGATGAACCCCGGCGGGGTCTATGACGTGGGGGCGCGCATCGGTGCGCCGATGCTGAGCCTCGGCGTGGGCGAGGTCATCGGGTCGCGCTCGGACCTGTACACCGTCGGCGACCGGGTTACCGGCATGCTCGGCTGGCAGGATTACGCGGTGATCGACGCCGGGGATCGGCGGGCCACGCCGGTGACCGCCGACGTACCCGGGCCGGCCGCGCTCGGGGTGTTCGGGATGAACGGCCAGACTGCGTACTGGGGCCTGCTGGACGTGGGCCGCCCGGTGCCGGGAGAGACCGTGCTGGTCTCCGCCGCCGCCGGGGCGACCGGTTCGCTGGTCGGCCAACTGGCCCGCATCGCCGGTGCCGGCCGGGTGGTCGGGTTGGCGGGCAGCGAGGCCAAACGGGCCTGGATCACCGAACTCGGCTTCGACACCGCGGTCGACTACCGGGTCGCCGATCTGCCGGAGCGGCTGGACACGGCCTGCCCCGACGGGATCGACGTCTACTTCGACAACGTCGGCGGGCCGCTGCTCGACGTGGTGCTGCCGCGGCTGAACATCGGCGGGCGGATCGTGCTGTGCGGCGCGATCTCGGCCTACAACGACAACTCGTGGGGCGCGGGGCCGGCCCAGTACCGCCAACTGATCCGCAAGCGCGGCCGGATGCAGGGCTTCATCGTGATGGACTACACGGCCCGCTATCCGGAGGCCCTCGGGCGGCTGCGGGCCTGGGTGGGGCAGGGCCGGCTACGGCACCGGGAGGATGTCGTGGACGGCCTCGACCGCGCACCCGAGGCCCTGCGCCGGGTGCTGCGCGGCGACAACCTGGGGAAGACGATCGTCGCGCTCTGACCGATCAGTCGAAGATCTCGGGCTGCTCGCGGCTGATCCGCTCCCAGATCGGCTGGAACTGGAACCAGCCGGCGAACTCGTGGCCGATCTGACTCCGCGTCAGCAACGCAACCTCGGGCTCGATCAGCCGCGGCTTCGCGCCCAACCCGGCAGCCGCGGCGTACGCCGTCAGCTGGCACTGCGCGGAGCGCTCGAGGGTCAGGAACCACCAGGCGGCCGCGTCGACGGAGGTGCCGACGGTCAGCATCCCGTGGTTACGCAGGATCACCGCTTTGTGGTCGCCCAGCGCCTGCGCGACTCGGCGGCCCTCCTCGGCGTCGAGCACCACCCCGGAGTACTCGTCGAGCAACCCGATGTCGTCGTGGAAGGCGCAGGCGTCCTGGGTGATTGGCTCCAGGGTCATCTCCAACGCCGAGAACGTCTTGCCCGCAGGGCCGTGCGCGTGCGCGGCTGCCAGCACGTCCGGCCG from Sporichthyaceae bacterium includes:
- a CDS encoding NAD(P)/FAD-dependent oxidoreductase, with protein sequence MGSDQHSRGNESAGRDIWNEFIPLGEWGPLVDEYLVDPAKGPIINIAPPEVDDREYDAIFIGGGAAGRFGSAFLRARGGRQLVIDKWPFLGGSCPHEACVPHHVFSEAARMLDYARIMSNKYWNEDYENVKKRASILEIRDGFLRTRGSAHGIMNFQSKEQLNMEYILNAEAKVIDKNTVQAAGRTFKCKNLVLAVGARPTPPDVPGTTLKGVVNFHSMLDPAWLDFEPNKCVVIGGGKTAIEYGSFFQATGCGTTILTRSQLMRTKGLIHVDEDMRLWVENAMKRRGIDIQDDVEPVSINGESRVESVTYRNMTTKQEFTVDCDMVFLGTGERPLSDQFEVLGMDLDEKGHIIVDATMQTSVPGVYACGDMIPGPREMFKARKSGVTAARNIMGEHIEYVFEDYPDFLHSTYEVVWTGLSEAEARAQYANVVTIKLPPDGVDPKDCALPVGDGSMFFALEGNGENGLLKSVIDADSRRVLGLQFVAFGVRNAFQYLDYLLRMPGGFTADQMADVNELFLNEGYPQLHRLRVGGPLRDL
- a CDS encoding alpha/beta hydrolase; protein product: MPLDAQIAGVLAQAKAMGGKPIHEQTVEQARAALAMLCTMGGRSTATIAGAEDRRIPGPGGEVPVRIYTPTGAGPFPALCFFHGGGFVLGDLKTHDGVCRELAAGAGCVVVAVDYRLAPEHAYPAAPDDCEAAVRWTAQNAAELNIDAARLAVGGESAGGNLSAVVAQRLRDRGGPALVGQMLVYPAVRLSGDPTASMLANAEGYFLEVKDMEWFMNHYFGDDMANAALVDASPGFAQNLSGLPPALVITAEFDPLDDDGQFYAAELRNAGVDTTLTRYEGAIHGFWNFFGILKLGRAAMDESIAWLRSRFGSA
- a CDS encoding NADP-dependent oxidoreductase, which gives rise to MKNRRLLLAGHPNAEPTDDCFELALEETPELAFGEALVRVTHLSIDPAQRMWMNPGGVYDVGARIGAPMLSLGVGEVIGSRSDLYTVGDRVTGMLGWQDYAVIDAGDRRATPVTADVPGPAALGVFGMNGQTAYWGLLDVGRPVPGETVLVSAAAGATGSLVGQLARIAGAGRVVGLAGSEAKRAWITELGFDTAVDYRVADLPERLDTACPDGIDVYFDNVGGPLLDVVLPRLNIGGRIVLCGAISAYNDNSWGAGPAQYRQLIRKRGRMQGFIVMDYTARYPEALGRLRAWVGQGRLRHREDVVDGLDRAPEALRRVLRGDNLGKTIVAL
- a CDS encoding class II aldolase/adducin family protein; the encoded protein is MTTTTEQTVANAALTDVTGKRLDMPTPPTFDTVEEERAHRKAKLAAAFRMFSRAGLDEGVAGHITVRDPADPETFWVNPFGMHFAMIRSSDLVRVDADGRVVEGTRAVNGAAVAIHCAVHAHRPDVLAAAHAHGPAGKTFSALEMTLEPITQDACAFHDDIGLLDEYSGVVLDAEEGRRVAQALGDHKAVILRNHGMLTVGTSVDAAAWWFLTLERSAQCQLTAYAAAAGLGAKPRLIEPEVALLTRSQIGHEFAGWFQFQPIWERISREQPEIFD
- a CDS encoding acetoacetate--CoA ligase codes for the protein MDSGTVLWEPSDERIKDSAMRAYLDWLEAREGRTFADHREFWAWSVEDIERFWTSVWDYFEVAASAPYERVLTEGQMPDVRWFPGARLNWAEHLLRLGEAEALALLCVREGDPRTREVTWGRLRRDVAAAAGWLRRAGVGPGDRVAAYLPNTEHAVVACLATAAVGAVWACCSPDFGAEGTVGRLAQLEPTLLIAVDGYHWNGKDVDRRDVVAKLRASLPTLRHTVHVPYVFDEPGPADSVPWDDVVARDAEPHFEQVDFSHPLWVLFTSGTTGLPKGLVHGHGGIVLENLKWAGLYAGLRPGERCFSYTSTGWVLWNMLISGLSRGATIVCYEGSPAWGSDNSPDLGAVWEVAARTRADLMFLGAALVTATQNAGVVPRDRYDLSRLRTLMVSGSALPTDGYRFVRESISPSLRMDSTSGGTDVCTGFVGGNDLLEVRVGEISGALAGDAVAAWDDNGKPVVDQVGELVVTRPMPSMPLYLWNDPDGVRYRESYFDTWPGIWRHGDWVTETGHGSFVIHGRSDATLNRAGVRLGSSDFYDVVDSMPEVADSLVVGVDLPGGGYWLGLFVVPAAGTVVDDDLRGRISALLRSKLTPRHIPDEIVAAPGVPHTLTGKRLEVPVKKLITGVPVERAANIAAVDSPETLLWYADFASKRFGAAARHEERTA
- a CDS encoding glucose 1-dehydrogenase; the encoded protein is MSGRLAGRNAVITGGGSGIGRAAALRFAAEGAAIAALDLNLEAAAETAALVEKAGGRALAFEADVSNAAAVDAAIDGAAAELGSLDVLFNNAGIFSRGSVAVAEEGDWDRCFAVNVKGVFLCSRAALRHMTPADGATASIVNTASVAGLVSVENVAAYCAAKGAVIALTRSMANDLAPLRVRVNAICPGTVLTPLIESLVAIRGGGDYDKGMSMTLEKYPIGRLGKVEDIANLALYLASEEASFVTGSIITADGGMTSR